AGCGGAAGCTCGAGCAAAAGACCTCAAGTCAGACGTTAAGCGTACGGTTAAAAAGACAACTAAGAAGTAGATTCCATACTTATGGCTAACGCTAAAACTCCGAGCGAGAAAGACTATGCCCGTCTCGGCAAGACACTTGAGAAAGTGCTCCTGCAGTATAATTTACAGGTTACGCGTCACTGGGGTAAGTTTATCGCACTTAGTTTTGTCCGGGGTCTTTTTATGGGTCTAGGTAGCATTATCGGCGCTACCTTGCTAGTAGCACTCATCGTTTGGTTACTTAATATTTTTGGTGGTCTACCGGTTTTCGGTGAGTGGTTCGATGCTCTGCGCGAATCGATCCGGCAATCTTCGACTTCCTAGCTACCTCATTTTCGTTGCTAAGGTTATGTAGCTGGAACAAAGTAAATTTCTAGACTTAGATTGAAAATCACGACTATAATCGTAGTGACACCTAGAATGACTGCGGTTTAAGAACCGGGCCGGTGAAGCTAGAGATGATACAATAGAGCGTAAGCATGTGAGGTGCCAGTTCAAATAAGACGGCACAGCGAAAATTAACAGGAGCGCTATGTCTGTAAACAGTTTTAAACCGGCCGATTTTGTCCATCTACACAACCATACCCACTACAGTTTGTTGGACGGTTTGCAGAAAGTGCCGGAGATGCTGGATCGAGTGGTGGAGTTGGGCATGGAGGCGGTCGCGATTACCGACCACGGCACCTTAAGTGGTGTAATCGAATTTTATAAAGAGGCGAAAAAGCGGGATGTGAAGCCGATCATCGGTATCGAAACCTACGTGG
Above is a genomic segment from Candidatus Saccharimonadales bacterium containing:
- a CDS encoding DUF5665 domain-containing protein codes for the protein MANAKTPSEKDYARLGKTLEKVLLQYNLQVTRHWGKFIALSFVRGLFMGLGSIIGATLLVALIVWLLNIFGGLPVFGEWFDALRESIRQSSTS